The stretch of DNA GCGTACGACCATTTCATGAGAAACAATTTACTAGATTTCTTCTTTTGTGGGCAGGTGGGGTAGTGTGTGGGGGAGGGAAGGAGGGAAGGAGGGAATAAGTATGAAACGTTCAAACTATCAAAGGTCAGAGTTCATGTTGGAACACCAcaactataaataaaacaaaattcagCTGCAACAAAAAGAATTAGaagcacacaaaataaaataaaaaaaggtcaTGCTTCTCATTACTCAAAAGAAAGAGTAGAATCACCTTATCTTGCATCTCGACAATTTGTTCACAGCCTGATCCATCCTCTCCTTCAGAATCAGCCATCTCCTCACACTCGAACTCTACATGTTCTTCAGTTTCTTCTTCAGAGTCACTCAACTCTTCCTGTTCCATCACAATCTCTGGATTTGACTGGTCACCAATATCATCCATGTTGTATCTGCTGATGCTATTACTTGGTATTGCCAATCCATGGCCACCTGAAACAAGATTGGTACTAACTGTGGAACAATTATCACCTTGCTCATAATGTGGGCAGTCGGCATTTTGGGTTCTAGTTGTGGCTGCTGAAATTACCGACATTGTTGGATTATGTGCTGTCACATCACTGCTTTCCACAGCTTTCTCCCTTCTGGATGTCATATGACCTTGCTCCTTTCTCGACGTATAACTTAGGTGGATCTCCAAGTCCAGTTCACTAGCTTTCTCGGTAGGGCTTTGAGGATTAGGACCAGAGGCCAGTCCACAACTTACTAGTGAGTCGGTCTGTACAGCATCAGGAGTATTTTGAAGTGGAGCAGATTTTCCTTCCAAACCAACAGAGGTGTGCAGTTGAGCAGGCAGATGCGGAATCAGTATATATCTCATCAGTTCTTTGTAGCAGTGGATGGAAGTCCATGCCAGAAGATACTGAAGTAAAATCCTTTGACTTCAATGATTGATTGAAACACTCAACATTGCTTTCTAGGTGAGGATTATGAAAGAGGTTTAGGTTCAACTGAGGTCGAGTTTCTGACAAGAAACTGAAAGAAGTAGAAGTACTGGAGCTGGAGTTCAAATGACAATGGTGCAGATATCCATCGTCAGGGGCCTGGAACAGAAAAGGATGCAACTGAAGATCGGAATCAGAGCATCTTTCCTCCAGAACACATTTATCCTTAACAACTTCAGATTCTTCAGGAACTGAATGCGAAACATTTTCTTGCAGTGGGCTACTTTTGTTCTGTACCAATGTTACTGAATCGGTAGTTCCCAACTTCACAGCATGAATATTTCGAGAAACCACGTCTTCAATTCAAGAATTACCAATACCACCTCCAGCAGCAGAAACCTTAGTAGATGCTCCAAACTGATGGCCTTTGAAGTCTGTCTGAGAGACTATACGAACAGACCATGGAAGATTCTGTCAAAACCCCAAGGCAGGAgaccacgggccatgccttgacaagCACCCTGTCATGCCCAGACAACCCATCAGAGACTCTGTTGGCATGGCTTGATTGTCCACAGACCAAGCCCTTGGAGAATGCTAGGCCACGGTCACCCTCAAGAAAGTAGCGCACAGTCAGTGCGCACGCGCGAGCGAGGTTGTCACACCCTGCTCAGTGCGCGGCCAGACTGCACACACGCCTAGTGAGCGCGCACGCATGGGCTACGTGCACACACCGCCCACATGCATGGCATGTGCATGAGCACAGCACGCATGCATGGCTTGGGCGCCAACGCAGCGCGCACATGCACAACCAACTTGGAATTGACGGCGTGGCTGCCCAACAGGCTTACGCAGGCTGGCAAGCCGCTCAACGCCCTGGCCTTGGCCAGGGCCATGCCGACCAACGCCCAGGCCACACGGTCTGGGCCATGCTGTTCAACACCCAGGCACCATTAGCCTTGGCCATGCGGACCAACGCTCAGGCCCCACTGGCCTGGGCCATGCAGTAGCCTACCACACTCAAGGCCACCATGGTTCAACCCAGCATCACACCAACAACGCCCAGCCCACACAATCTGGGCCACACATGCAGGGACCAAGGACCAGCCAGGGCTAACCCAGCAGGCCAACCTGAAGACCCACGCACATCAGCAAGCGGCCCATGCCGTGGGCTCATCTAGGCCACCCATGGCTCACCAACGGCATGAGACCTCAACCAAGAGGCGTGGAACCAGCAACTGTTATCttctttgtaattattattatttgaatgttAGTATAAATATGGCACTAGGCCATTGCATTTTGATATCTTTGAACATTTGGACAATTGACTTGTAAGCTTTGAAGGCACTGACATGCTCTGACACTTAGGCTCCATTGGGTGCAATACATGAATCCCAAAGGAGAAGGTTAACcctgtgcaattcgtgaatcaggGTAACCCATTGCTATCTTTATTTTCCCTATGTTAATGCAATTATGAGGTATTTCAGTATCTTGGTTTGTTGTCTATTGCATTACATTCCTCTTTGCTTGCTGATCATTTTGCTCTACTCGAGTGGAACAACACGTAAGCCAGCCACAAGTAGCCCTTGAAGGGGGCTTAGCCTGCACCAGGCCACCATAGTCGAGTTGGAGCAAGGACAGGGACAAGGACAAGCACAGCAGTGTGCTAACTGTCCAAGCCACACGCCCAAACTTAGACACTTGTCCAGCCATAACCACCTCCCTACTTTGCAGGAAGTAACCGCAAGCATCAGAAACTGTCTTAGTCAACCACCCATTTAGCCAACCCACAACCAACCACCCACTTAACCGCTTAAAACCGCCCAACTGCTTTGCACATGCATGCACGCCCACCAGCATTTCGCCCAGAAACATCCTTTGAACACTCATCCAAGTTAATCCAACACCATCCATAGCCATCACCGTCAAGCAAGTGGCAGATCATGTTGGTCATCATGGCACAAGGAAGGGCGCAGCAGCTTGGTGTCTAGGGTCGTGACCGAGGTCCCTATCACCAaa from Juglans regia cultivar Chandler chromosome 4, Walnut 2.0, whole genome shotgun sequence encodes:
- the LOC118348277 gene encoding uncharacterized protein LOC118348277 isoform X1 produces the protein MRYILIPHLPAQLHTSVGLEGKSAPLQNTPDAVQTDSLVSCGLASGPNPQSPTEKASELDLEIHLSYTSRKEQGHMTSRREKAVESSDVTAHNPTMSVISAATTRTQNADCPHYEQGDNCSTVSTNLVSGGHGLAIPSNSISRYNMDDIGDQSNPEIVMEQEELSDSEEETEEHVEFECEEMADSEGEDGSGCEQIVEMQDKDGQNTPLENQEIVASSSDKICEPRVCLLELGLSNLGKDDTSNSSWLSLDSCAPDCLLNTNTNQEEKTIGEGPATKSLSSCRPIRSCKKKKRSTNDVTLQKHAIDMARQLSLGPLVPILKKT
- the LOC118348277 gene encoding uncharacterized protein LOC118348277 isoform X3; the protein is MRYILIPHLPAQLHTSVGLEGKSAPLQNTPDAVQTDSLVSCGLASGPNPQSPTEKASELDLEIHLSYTSRKEQGHMTSRREKAVESSDVTAHNPTMSVISAATTRTQNADCPHYEQGDNCSTVSTNLVSGGHGLAIPSNSISRYNMDDIGDQSNPEIVMEQEELSDSEEETEEHVEFECEEMADSEGEDGSGCEQIVEMQDKRHFHIPEV
- the LOC118348277 gene encoding uncharacterized protein LOC118348277 isoform X2, with amino-acid sequence MRYILIPHLPAQLHTSVGLEGKSAPLQNTPDAVQTDSLVSCGLASGPNPQSPTEKASELDLEIHLSYTSRKEQGHMTSRREKAVESSDVTAHNPTMSVISAATTRTQNADCPHYEQGDNCSTVSTNLVSGGHGLAIPSNSISRYNMDDIGDQSNPEIVMEQEELSDSEEETEEHVEFECEEMADSEGEDGSGCEQIVEMQDKPEAFPYTRSVRLELCHLQRNILTRT